The following is a genomic window from Photobacterium sp. GJ3.
GGCACTGATTATCAATAATAACACCATCTGCAATGATGGTATCTTCAAGGGCACCCCGGTCGATTGTGGTACAAGCCCCGATCTCAACCCGGTCGCCCACACGAACCGTGCCCAACTGCGGGATCTTCACCCAGCGGCCTTTATCATTGGCATAACCGAAGCCATCTGCACCAATCACGGTACCCGACTGAACCAGACAGTCATCGCCCAGAACCACATTGTGGTAAATACTGACATTGGCCCACAGCTTGGTACGGTGACCAATCTGTGCATTTTTCCCGATGAAACATCCCGGACCAATCTGAACGTTATCGCCCAGCACAACACCCGACTCAATCACGGCGTTGTGGCCCACAGCCACACCCTGGCCAACCACAGCATCAGAAGCAATGTAAGCAGAAGGGGCAATCTCAGTCGCGCTGGCCGGTGTGCTGTCCAGAATCTGTGCAACTTTGGCGTAAGACAGATAAGGGTCTTGAACAATCAAGGCATTACCACCGAAGAACTCGGCGTCTTCGGCTTTCAGCATGACCGCTGTCGCCTGACATTCTTTCAGATGCTGGCGATATTTACTGCTGGAAAGGAAAGTGATCTGACCGGGAGCTGCCTGTCCCA
Proteins encoded in this region:
- the lpxD gene encoding UDP-3-O-(3-hydroxymyristoyl)glucosamine N-acyltransferase; its protein translation is MAALTLAALAEKLGAELRGDADAEVTAIAGLGQAAPGQITFLSSSKYRQHLKECQATAVMLKAEDAEFFGGNALIVQDPYLSYAKVAQILDSTPASATEIAPSAYIASDAVVGQGVAVGHNAVIESGVVLGDNVQIGPGCFIGKNAQIGHRTKLWANVSIYHNVVLGDDCLVQSGTVIGADGFGYANDKGRWVKIPQLGTVRVGDRVEIGACTTIDRGALEDTIIADGVIIDNQCQIAHNVTIGENTAVAGATVMAGSLKVGKHCFIGGASVFNGHMEITDGVTVTGMGMVMRPITEPGVYSSGIPLQTNREWRKTAARVLKIEDMNKRLKSVEKKLEEEGK